In Chloroflexia bacterium SDU3-3, one DNA window encodes the following:
- a CDS encoding PQQ-binding-like beta-propeller repeat protein has product MRWSPPPLGSGAYLYVPSSYGISCLNRSTGEELWVYPTRGEIRTALAAADGYLVFGCHDGYYRYAPCAECAAAAKGFSGGDPAGERFCTAHHQDRRRPADQGWPGGGSDAYFRGDGAALGELRVLCVPRRREAADRHRI; this is encoded by the coding sequence CTGCGATGGAGTCCCCCACCATTGGGGAGTGGGGCATATCTCTATGTGCCGTCGAGCTATGGCATATCCTGCCTTAATCGTAGTACCGGCGAGGAGCTGTGGGTCTACCCTACCCGTGGGGAGATCCGCACCGCGCTGGCCGCCGCCGATGGCTACCTGGTGTTTGGCTGCCACGACGGCTACTACCGATATGCTCCATGCGCTGAATGCGCTGCCGCTGCCAAAGGTTTTTCAGGTGGTGATCCAGCTGGTGAGCGTTTCTGTACCGCGCATCATCAAGATCGGCGGCGACCTGCTGACCAAGGATGGCCTGGTGGCGGCTCTGATGCGTATTTTCGAGGCGACGGGGCAGCTCTGGGAGAGCTTCGTGTCCTTTGTGTACCACGGCGGCGTGAAGCTGCTGACAGACATAGGATTTGA
- a CDS encoding alpha/beta fold hydrolase, with protein MRAKIRGTEIYFDIDGAGLVPDGPTMREKPVLFALHGGPGGDHTGYKAALPPLTDKLQVVYIDHRGQGRSARGPQETYTLDNNVEDVEALRQHLGLGKIAVLGLSYGGMVGLAYAARYPESVSHLIAGVTTPDHQFLAQAQRILAERGSDEQRRVAEALWAGNFTSDEQLAEYFDVMGPLYSRSFDPAKSAEKRGRQILSYEAINQGFGGFLRSYDITAELPKITARTLVIGARHDWICPPENAERIAAAIPRAELRIFENSGHSILADDHAAFIDIVRGFLTYNP; from the coding sequence ATGCGAGCAAAGATACGCGGCACAGAGATCTACTTCGACATCGATGGCGCGGGCCTGGTGCCCGATGGGCCGACCATGCGCGAGAAGCCGGTGCTCTTCGCGCTGCACGGCGGCCCAGGCGGCGACCACACCGGCTACAAGGCGGCGCTGCCGCCGCTGACCGACAAGCTGCAGGTGGTCTACATCGACCACCGGGGGCAGGGGCGCTCGGCGCGCGGCCCGCAGGAGACCTACACGCTCGACAACAACGTGGAGGATGTGGAGGCGCTGCGGCAGCACCTGGGGCTGGGCAAGATCGCCGTGCTGGGCCTCTCGTACGGCGGCATGGTGGGGCTGGCCTACGCCGCCCGCTACCCCGAGAGCGTGTCGCACCTGATCGCGGGCGTCACCACGCCCGACCACCAGTTCCTGGCGCAGGCCCAGCGCATCCTGGCCGAGCGCGGCAGCGACGAGCAGCGGCGCGTGGCCGAGGCGCTGTGGGCGGGCAATTTCACCAGCGATGAGCAGCTGGCCGAGTACTTCGACGTGATGGGGCCGCTCTACTCGCGCAGCTTCGACCCGGCCAAGAGCGCCGAGAAGCGCGGGCGGCAGATCCTCTCGTACGAGGCGATCAACCAGGGCTTCGGCGGCTTCCTGCGCAGCTACGACATCACCGCCGAGCTGCCGAAGATCACCGCGCGCACCCTGGTGATCGGCGCGCGCCACGACTGGATCTGCCCGCCGGAGAACGCCGAGCGGATCGCCGCCGCCATCCCCCGCGCCGAGCTGCGCATCTTCGAGAACAGCGGCCACTCCATCCTGGCCGACGACCACGCGGCCTTCATCGACATCGTACGCGGTTTCCTGACGTACAACCCGTAG
- a CDS encoding TetR/AcrR family transcriptional regulator, with amino-acid sequence MMARLLPEETRELLLDRAEHRFWTFGFKKTTVDEVVADVGISKGSFYQFFESKDDLMLATIARWYQRIFEEQQSLIKNSQLPPAEKLRHILIAPILRTYRQYEAHPEVQDMIIMAHNALPTTLQSLIQQQLALVTGVLEEGRKSGHFAFADAAHTAQALHHMTHGFWPPYACVQGTQAIEQALNDVLDLVFQGLAAPAR; translated from the coding sequence ATGATGGCACGACTGCTACCCGAGGAGACGCGCGAGCTGCTGCTGGATCGCGCCGAGCACCGCTTCTGGACCTTTGGCTTCAAGAAGACCACTGTCGATGAGGTGGTGGCCGATGTGGGCATCAGCAAAGGGTCGTTTTACCAGTTCTTCGAGAGCAAAGACGATCTGATGCTGGCCACGATCGCCCGCTGGTACCAGCGAATCTTTGAGGAGCAGCAGTCGCTCATCAAGAATAGCCAGCTGCCCCCGGCGGAGAAGCTGCGCCACATCCTGATCGCCCCCATCCTGCGCACCTACCGCCAGTACGAGGCCCACCCCGAGGTGCAGGACATGATCATCATGGCGCACAACGCCCTGCCCACCACGCTGCAGTCGCTCATCCAGCAGCAGCTGGCGCTTGTCACAGGCGTGCTGGAGGAGGGACGAAAGAGCGGCCACTTTGCCTTCGCCGACGCGGCCCACACCGCGCAGGCGCTGCACCATATGACCCATGGCTTCTGGCCGCCCTACGCATGCGTCCAGGGTACCCAGGCCATCGAGCAGGCGCTGAACGACGTGCTCGATCTGGTGTTCCAGGGCCTGGCCGCGCCCGCCCGCTAG